Proteins encoded by one window of Ramlibacter tataouinensis:
- a CDS encoding cation:proton antiporter domain-containing protein, producing MSTLELMLVYLLAAVLGVVACRSLKLPPMLGYLMAGVLIGPHALALAQDSGAVRYVGEFGVVFLMFVIGLEFSLSKLRSMRGHVFGLGLLQVLLTVVVGTLGSLALAAIAPGLWHMSWQTALVLSGALAMSSTAIVLKLVAERLELDSEHGRRVVGVLLFQDLAVVPMLVLIPALGSEPERMLAALALALLKAAALVTLLLVGGQKVMRWWLTLVARRKSEELFVLNLLLVTLGLAWLTELAGLSLALGAFIAGMLIAETEYKHQVETDIRPFHDVLLGLFFISVGMLLDWRVVAERWPLVLVLVTLPVLFKLALVTALARTLGATAGVSLRTGLYLAQAGEFGFVLLTLAQQHALLPDSLRSPILASMVLSMLATPFIILYSNKLVMKLVASEWLQQSLQMTSIARRSINVNRHVIICGYGRSGQNLARVLERENIPYMALDLDPDRVRQAAAAGDSVVFGDAARLQALMAAGLARASALVVTYLDVPGALKVLAHVRAHAPQVPVIVRTQDDRELDKLQAAGATEVVPEALEGSLMLAGHALALVGVPMRRVIRLVQDQRDARYSLLRGYFHGADDSADERQQERLSTVTLPPGGRSVGRRLGHFAFHAMGIRVVSLRRASGTSAQVEADPSLEGGDTVVLSGRPEALALAEEKLLGG from the coding sequence ATGTCCACGCTGGAGCTGATGCTGGTGTACCTGCTGGCCGCGGTGCTCGGCGTGGTGGCCTGCCGCTCGCTCAAGCTGCCGCCCATGCTGGGCTACCTGATGGCGGGCGTGCTGATCGGACCGCACGCGCTGGCGCTGGCGCAGGACTCGGGCGCCGTCCGCTACGTCGGCGAGTTCGGCGTGGTGTTCCTGATGTTCGTGATCGGGCTGGAGTTCAGCCTGTCGAAGCTGCGCTCCATGCGCGGCCACGTGTTCGGCCTGGGGCTGCTGCAGGTGCTGCTGACGGTGGTGGTTGGCACCCTGGGCAGCCTGGCGCTGGCGGCGATCGCGCCCGGGCTGTGGCACATGAGCTGGCAGACGGCGCTGGTGCTGTCCGGCGCGCTGGCGATGAGCAGCACCGCCATCGTGCTCAAGCTGGTGGCCGAGCGGCTGGAGCTGGATTCCGAGCACGGCCGGCGGGTGGTGGGCGTGCTGCTGTTCCAGGACCTGGCGGTGGTGCCGATGCTGGTGCTGATCCCGGCGCTGGGCAGCGAGCCCGAACGCATGCTGGCCGCGCTGGCGCTGGCGCTGCTGAAGGCCGCGGCGCTGGTCACGCTGCTGCTGGTGGGTGGCCAGAAGGTGATGCGCTGGTGGCTGACGCTGGTGGCGCGCCGCAAGAGCGAAGAGCTGTTCGTGCTGAACCTGCTGCTGGTCACGCTGGGCCTGGCCTGGCTGACCGAGCTGGCCGGGCTGTCGCTGGCGCTGGGCGCCTTCATCGCCGGCATGCTGATCGCCGAGACCGAATACAAGCACCAGGTCGAAACCGACATCCGGCCGTTCCACGACGTGCTGCTGGGCCTGTTCTTCATCAGCGTGGGCATGCTGCTGGACTGGCGCGTGGTCGCCGAGCGCTGGCCGCTGGTGCTGGTGCTGGTCACGCTGCCGGTGCTGTTCAAGCTGGCGCTGGTGACGGCGCTGGCCCGGACGCTGGGCGCGACCGCCGGCGTGTCGCTGCGCACCGGCCTGTACCTGGCGCAGGCCGGCGAATTCGGCTTCGTGCTGCTGACGCTGGCGCAGCAGCACGCGCTGCTGCCGGACAGCCTGCGCAGCCCGATCCTGGCCAGCATGGTGCTGTCGATGCTGGCGACGCCCTTCATCATCCTGTACAGCAACAAGCTGGTGATGAAGCTGGTGGCCAGCGAGTGGCTGCAGCAGTCGCTGCAGATGACCTCGATCGCGCGCCGCTCGATCAACGTCAACCGGCACGTGATCATCTGCGGCTACGGCCGCAGCGGCCAGAACCTGGCGCGCGTGCTGGAGCGCGAGAACATCCCCTACATGGCGCTCGACCTCGACCCCGACCGGGTGCGCCAGGCCGCCGCGGCCGGCGATTCGGTGGTGTTCGGCGACGCCGCGCGGCTGCAGGCGCTGATGGCGGCCGGGCTGGCGCGCGCCAGCGCGCTGGTGGTGACCTACCTGGACGTGCCGGGCGCGCTCAAGGTGCTGGCCCACGTGCGCGCCCATGCGCCGCAGGTGCCGGTGATCGTGCGCACCCAGGACGACCGCGAGCTGGACAAGCTGCAGGCGGCCGGCGCCACCGAGGTGGTGCCGGAGGCGCTGGAGGGCTCGCTGATGCTGGCCGGCCATGCGCTGGCGCTGGTGGGCGTGCCGATGCGGCGGGTGATCCGGCTGGTGCAGGACCAGCGCGATGCCCGCTACAGCCTGCTGCGCGGCTATTTCCACGGCGCCGACGACAGCGCCGACGAGCGCCAGCAGGAGCGGCTGTCGACCGTGACGCTGCCGCCGGGCGGCCGCTCGGTCGGCCGCCGGCTCGGCCATTTCGCGTTCCACGCCATGGGCATCCGGGTGGTCAGCCTGCGGCGCGCCAGCGGCACGTCGGCCCAGGTGGAGGCCGATCCTTCGCTGGAGGGCGGCGACACGGTGGTGCTCTCGGGGCGGCCGGAAGCGCTGGCGCTGGCCGAGGAGAAGCTGCTGGGGGGATAG
- a CDS encoding KpsF/GutQ family sugar-phosphate isomerase: MPAFPHSAPAASTPAAPPAPGSSTPEFDPARALRLAQETFDIEAAAVLGLKARTGDAFGRAVLAMLAVRGRVVVMGMGKSGHIGRKVAATLASTGTAALFVHPAEASHGDLGMIKPVDLVLAISNGGESDEITAILPVLKRLGVPLVAVTGNLHSTLARHADIVLDSGVEKEACPLNLAPTASTTTQLALGDALAVALLDARGFREEDFARSHPGGALGRKLLTHLADVMRTGDAVPRVGPDTPFPDLMREMSAKGLGASAIVDAQERVLGVFTDGDLRRLIEKGVDLRRVRASEVMHANPRTIRDDALAAEAAELMERHRITSVLVVDAQGRLCGAVNSNDLMRAKVI, translated from the coding sequence ATGCCCGCTTTCCCCCACTCGGCGCCGGCCGCATCGACGCCGGCTGCACCGCCGGCGCCGGGCAGTTCCACCCCCGAATTCGACCCCGCCCGCGCCCTGCGCCTGGCGCAGGAGACCTTCGACATCGAGGCCGCCGCCGTGCTGGGCCTGAAGGCGCGCACCGGCGATGCCTTCGGCCGTGCCGTGCTGGCCATGCTGGCCGTGCGCGGCCGGGTGGTGGTGATGGGCATGGGCAAGAGCGGCCACATCGGGCGCAAGGTGGCCGCCACGCTGGCGTCCACCGGCACCGCGGCGCTGTTCGTGCACCCGGCGGAGGCCAGCCACGGCGACCTCGGCATGATCAAGCCGGTCGACCTGGTGCTGGCCATCTCCAACGGCGGCGAGAGCGACGAGATCACCGCCATCCTGCCGGTGCTCAAGCGGCTCGGCGTGCCGCTGGTGGCCGTCACCGGCAACCTGCACTCGACCCTGGCGCGGCACGCCGACATCGTGCTGGACAGCGGCGTGGAGAAAGAGGCCTGCCCGCTGAACCTGGCCCCGACCGCCAGCACCACCACCCAGCTCGCGCTGGGCGATGCGCTGGCGGTGGCGCTGCTGGATGCGCGCGGCTTCCGCGAAGAGGACTTCGCCCGCTCGCACCCCGGCGGCGCCCTCGGCCGCAAGCTGCTGACCCACCTGGCCGACGTCATGCGCACCGGCGACGCGGTGCCGCGCGTGGGGCCCGACACGCCGTTTCCCGACCTGATGCGCGAGATGAGCGCCAAGGGGCTGGGCGCCTCGGCCATCGTCGATGCGCAGGAGCGGGTGCTGGGTGTCTTCACCGACGGCGACCTGCGCCGGCTGATCGAGAAAGGCGTGGACCTGCGCCGGGTACGCGCGAGCGAGGTCATGCACGCCAACCCGCGCACCATCCGCGACGACGCGCTGGCCGCCGAGGCGGCCGAGCTGATGGAGCGGCACCGCATCACCAGCGTGCTGGTGGTCGACGCCCAGGGCCGGCTGTGCGGCGCGGTGAACAGCAACGACCTGATGCGGGCCAAGGTGATTTGA
- a CDS encoding KdsC family phosphatase: MQGASVSGPSVGFPPELLLAAQGVRVAFFDVDGVLTDGGLYLSAEGESLKRFHILDGLGLKLLQQGGIEPVVITGRDSPALRARLAALGVARVHYGTEDKAPAAERTLAEMGLGWTQAAAIGDDWPDLPVLRRCAFAAAPANAHAEVRAAAAYVTRAAGGHGAAREFCDLLLVAAGRYADLLERYR; encoded by the coding sequence ATGCAGGGCGCAAGCGTGAGCGGGCCGTCGGTCGGATTCCCGCCGGAACTGCTGCTCGCCGCCCAGGGCGTGCGGGTGGCCTTCTTCGACGTCGACGGCGTGCTCACCGACGGCGGGCTGTACCTGTCGGCCGAGGGCGAGTCGCTCAAGCGCTTCCACATCCTCGACGGGCTGGGGCTCAAGCTGCTGCAGCAGGGCGGCATCGAGCCGGTGGTGATCACCGGGCGCGATTCGCCGGCGCTGCGGGCGCGGCTGGCGGCACTGGGCGTGGCCCGGGTGCACTACGGCACCGAAGACAAGGCGCCGGCGGCCGAGCGGACCCTGGCCGAGATGGGGCTGGGGTGGACCCAGGCCGCCGCCATCGGCGACGACTGGCCCGACCTGCCGGTGCTGCGCCGCTGCGCGTTCGCCGCGGCGCCGGCCAACGCCCACGCGGAGGTCCGCGCCGCCGCCGCCTACGTCACCCGCGCGGCCGGCGGCCATGGCGCGGCGCGCGAGTTCTGCGACCTGCTGCTGGTGGCCGCCGGCCGCTACGCCGATCTGCTGGAGCGCTACCGATGA
- the lptC gene encoding LPS export ABC transporter periplasmic protein LptC — protein sequence MSGAATLPLAQAWRWIRRTWDRAAIYLPVILMGVLALGTYWLASNTPSFLGASDAARPPTHEPDYFMRGFAVKTFEPGGRLKSEVLGTEARHYPDTDTLEIDNPRMRSWDEKGSLTIATGRRAISNADGSEVQLIDDAVVTREPPAGSEAPRMEIRGEFLHVFVNTEQVRSHKPVELLRGNDRFTANTLDYDHLDRVGELHGRVRGTLVPDPRRR from the coding sequence ATGAGCGGCGCCGCGACCCTGCCGCTGGCGCAGGCCTGGCGCTGGATCCGCCGCACCTGGGACCGGGCGGCGATCTACCTGCCGGTGATCCTGATGGGGGTGCTGGCGCTGGGCACCTACTGGCTGGCCAGCAACACGCCCTCGTTCCTGGGCGCGTCGGATGCCGCGCGGCCGCCGACCCACGAGCCGGACTATTTCATGCGCGGCTTCGCGGTCAAGACCTTCGAGCCCGGCGGACGCCTCAAGAGCGAGGTGCTGGGCACCGAGGCGCGCCACTACCCGGACACCGACACGCTGGAGATCGACAACCCGCGCATGCGCTCCTGGGACGAGAAGGGCTCGCTCACGATCGCCACCGGCCGGCGCGCCATCAGCAATGCCGACGGCTCCGAAGTGCAGCTGATCGACGACGCGGTGGTCACGCGCGAGCCCCCGGCCGGCAGCGAGGCGCCACGGATGGAGATCCGCGGCGAGTTCCTGCACGTGTTCGTCAACACCGAACAGGTGCGTTCGCACAAGCCGGTGGAGCTGCTGCGCGGCAACGACCGCTTCACGGCCAACACGCTGGACTACGACCACCTCGACCGCGTCGGCGAGCTGCACGGCCGGGTGCGCGGCACCCTGGTGCCCGACCCCCGGCGCCGGTGA
- a CDS encoding SDR family oxidoreductase, whose amino-acid sequence MARPLVFITGASSGIGQALAACYYRAGWSLALTARRAGEIQAWAAAERLEPGRYAVYAADVADTASIVAAGQQCLARQGLPQVVIANAGISIGVDTAVREDLDVIARTYATNNVGLAATFHPFVAAMVARGSGTLVGIASVAGMRGLPGHGAYCASKAAVISYCESLRGELRASGVKVVTICPGYVDTPLTRQNRYAMPFLLLPAQFAERAARAIGRGSSYRVIPWQMAIVAALLRWLPNSLFDRLLAGRPRKHRQGE is encoded by the coding sequence ATGGCGCGCCCGCTGGTCTTCATCACCGGCGCCTCCAGCGGCATCGGCCAGGCGCTGGCGGCCTGCTACTACCGCGCCGGCTGGAGCCTGGCGCTGACGGCGCGGCGCGCCGGCGAGATCCAGGCCTGGGCGGCGGCCGAGCGGCTCGAGCCGGGCCGCTACGCCGTCTATGCGGCCGACGTGGCCGACACGGCCAGCATCGTCGCGGCCGGCCAGCAGTGCCTGGCCCGACAGGGCCTGCCGCAGGTGGTGATAGCCAACGCCGGCATCAGCATCGGCGTGGACACCGCCGTCCGCGAGGACCTGGACGTCATCGCCCGCACCTACGCCACCAACAACGTCGGCCTGGCCGCCACCTTCCACCCGTTCGTCGCCGCGATGGTGGCGCGCGGCTCGGGCACGCTGGTGGGCATCGCCAGCGTCGCCGGCATGCGCGGCCTGCCCGGGCACGGCGCCTACTGCGCCAGCAAGGCGGCGGTGATCAGCTACTGCGAGAGCCTGCGCGGCGAGCTGCGCGCCAGCGGCGTCAAGGTGGTGACGATCTGCCCCGGCTACGTCGACACCCCGCTGACCCGACAGAACCGCTACGCCATGCCGTTCCTGCTGCTGCCGGCGCAGTTCGCCGAGCGCGCCGCACGGGCGATCGGGCGCGGCAGCAGCTACCGGGTGATCCCCTGGCAGATGGCCATCGTGGCGGCGCTGCTGCGCTGGCTGCCCAACAGCCTGTTCGACCGCCTGCTGGCCGGCCGTCCACGCAAGCATCGGCAGGGGGAATGA
- a CDS encoding RNA recognition motif domain-containing protein: MGNKLYVGNLPYSVRDSDLEQAFSQFGAVTSAKVMMERDTGRSKGFGFVEMGSDAEAQAAISGMNGQPLGGRSVVVNEARPMEQRPRGFGGGGGGGGYGGGGGGGGYGGGGGGYGGGGGGRGFGGGGGRSGGGGGGGDGGFRSPYGSGPRGGNRGGGGGGNY; the protein is encoded by the coding sequence CCTACAGCGTGCGCGACAGCGACCTCGAACAGGCCTTCAGCCAGTTCGGTGCCGTCACCAGTGCCAAGGTCATGATGGAGCGCGATACCGGCCGCTCCAAGGGCTTCGGCTTCGTTGAAATGGGCAGCGATGCCGAAGCGCAGGCCGCCATCAGCGGCATGAACGGCCAGCCGCTCGGCGGCCGCAGCGTGGTGGTCAACGAAGCCCGCCCGATGGAGCAGCGCCCGCGCGGCTTCGGTGGCGGCGGCGGTGGTGGCGGCTACGGCGGTGGCGGTGGCGGTGGCGGCTACGGTGGTGGTGGCGGCGGCTACGGCGGTGGCGGTGGCGGCCGCGGCTTCGGCGGCGGCGGTGGCCGCAGCGGTGGCGGTGGCGGTGGCGGCGACGGCGGCTTCCGCAGCCCTTACGGTTCCGGCCCGCGCGGCGGCAACCGCGGTGGTGGTGGCGGCGGCAACTACTGA